In Pseudomonas sp. Leaf58, one DNA window encodes the following:
- a CDS encoding pirin family protein — MLTVRNAKDRGLAFHGWLKSFHTFSFGHYRNPDEQGFSDLLVINDDRVIPGKGFGEHPHRDMEIFSYVLEGALEHKDTLGTGSVIRPGDVQLMSAGHGVAHSEFNHSQAQPVHFLQIWIVPNVQGATPRYQQQHFSVEEKRGKLRLIISPDGAEGSLQVRQNAWVYAGLFDGDERASLTLPENRHAYVHVAQGSVELNGQVLNEGDGVRVRQEQVLELAHGVDAEVLVFNLRPHELPGMP; from the coding sequence ATGCTTACCGTCCGTAACGCCAAAGACCGCGGCCTGGCCTTCCATGGCTGGCTGAAATCGTTCCACACCTTCTCCTTCGGCCATTACCGCAACCCGGACGAGCAAGGTTTCTCCGACCTGCTGGTGATCAACGACGACCGCGTCATCCCCGGCAAGGGCTTTGGTGAACACCCGCACCGCGACATGGAGATTTTCTCCTACGTGCTGGAAGGCGCGCTGGAGCACAAGGACACGCTGGGCACCGGCTCGGTGATCCGCCCAGGCGATGTGCAACTGATGAGCGCGGGCCATGGCGTGGCCCACAGCGAGTTCAACCACAGCCAGGCGCAGCCAGTGCACTTTTTGCAGATTTGGATCGTGCCAAACGTGCAAGGGGCAACACCGCGTTACCAGCAACAGCATTTCAGTGTCGAAGAAAAGCGCGGCAAGTTGCGCTTGATCATCTCGCCGGATGGCGCCGAGGGATCGTTGCAGGTGCGGCAGAATGCGTGGGTGTATGCCGGTTTGTTCGACGGTGACGAGCGTGCCAGCCTGACCTTGCCGGAGAACCGCCACGCCTATGTGCATGTGGCCCAGGGCAGTGTCGAGCTCAATGGGCAGGTGCTGAATGAAGGGGATGGGGTGCGGGTTAGGCAAGAGCAGGTACTGGAATTGGCCCATGGCGTGGATGCCGAGGTGCTGGTGTTTAACCTGCGGCCGCATGAATTGCCTGGTATGCCGT